The following are encoded together in the Chlorocebus sabaeus isolate Y175 chromosome 20, mChlSab1.0.hap1, whole genome shotgun sequence genome:
- the ATP1A4 gene encoding sodium/potassium-transporting ATPase subunit alpha-4: MGLQGKKRTMAPQDQNPSRRPRKGPNKKKTVKRKKQKSNMEELKNEVVTEDHKLTLEELSTKYSVDLTKGHSHQMAKEILTRNGPNTLTPPATTPEWVKFCKQLFGGFSLLLWTGAILCFVAYSIQIYFNEEPAKDNLYLSIVLSVVVIITGCFSYYQEAKSSRIMESFKNMVPQQALVIREGEKMQINVQEVVLGDLVEIKGGDRVPADLRLISAQGCKVDNSSLTGESEPQSRSPDFTHENPLETRNICFFSTNCVEGTARGIVIATGDSTVMGRIASLTSGLAVGQTPIAAEIQHFIHLITMVAVFLGVTFFVLSLLLGYGWLEAIIFLIGIIVANVPEGLLATVTVCLTLTAKRMAQKNCLVKNLEAVETLGSTSTICSDKTGTLTQNRMTVTHMWFDMTKYEADTTKEQTGKTFAKSSDTWLILAQIAGLCNRADFKANQEMLPIDKRDTTGDASESALLKFVEQSYSSVAEMREKNPKVAEIPFNSTNKYQMSIHLREDSPQTHVLMMKGAPERILEFCSTFLLNGQEYPMNDEMKEAFQKTYLELGGLGERVLGFCFLNLPSSFSKGFPFNTDEINFPMDNLCFVGLISMIDPPRAAVSDAVCKCRSAGIKVIMVTGDHPITAKAIAKSVGIISEGTEMAEEVAAQLKIPISKVDASAAKAIVVHGTELKDLQSKQLDLILQNHTEIVFARTSPQQKLLIVEGCQRLGAIVAVTGDGVNDSPALKKADIGIAMGISGSDVSKQAADMILLDDNFASIVTGVEEGRLIFDNLKKSITYTLTSNIPEITPFLMFIILGIPLPLGTITILCIDLGTDMVPAISLAYESAESDIMKRLPRNPKTDNLVNHRLIGVAYGQIGMIQALAGFFTYFVILAENGFRPVDLLGIRLYWEDKYLNDLEDSYGQQWTYEQRKVVEFTCQTAFFVTIVVVQWADLIISKTRHNSAFQQGMRNKVLIFGILEETLLAAFLSYTPGMDVALRMYPLKITWWLCAIPYGILIFIYDEIRKLLIRQYPGGWVERETYY; the protein is encoded by the exons ATGGGGCTTCAGGGAAAGAAACGGACAATGGCTCCCCAAGACCAGAACCCAAGCCGAAGACCTAGAAAGGGGCCTAACAAGAAAAAAACGGTgaagaggaaaaaacagaagAGCAATATGGAGGAACTGAAGAACGAAGTAGTTACG GAGGACCATAAATTAACCTTGGAAGAACTGAGCACCAAGTACTCTGTGGACCTGACAAAG GGCCATAGCCACCAAATGGCAAAGGAAATCCTGACTCGAAATGGACCCAATACCCTTACCCCACCCGCCACCACTCCAGAATGGGTCAAATTCTGTAAGCAACTGTTTGGAGGCTTCTCCCTCCTACTATGGACTGGGGCCATTCTCTGCTTTGTGGCCTACAGCATCCAGATCTATTTCAATGAGGAGCCTGCAAAAGACAAC ctctaCCTGAGCATCGTACTCTCCGTCGTGGTCATCATCACCGGCTGCTTCTCCTATTATCAGGAGGCCAAGAGCTCCAGGATCATGGAGTCTTTTAAGAACATGGTGCCTCAG CAAGCTCTGGTAATTCgagaaggagagaaaatgcaaattaatgtaCAAGAGGTGGTATTGGGGGACCTGGTGGAAATCAAGGGTGGAGACCGAGTCCCTGCTGATCTCCGGCTTATCTCTGCACAAGGATGTAAG GTGGACAACTCATCCTTGACTGGGGAGTCAGAACCCCAGTCACGCTCCCCTGACTTCACCCATGAGAACCCTCTGGAGACCCGAAACATCTGCTTCTTTTCTACCAACTGTGTGGAAG GAACCGCCCGGGGTATTGTGATTGCTACGGGTGACTCCACAGTGATGGGCAGAATTGCCTCCCTGACGTCAGGCCTGGCGGTTGGCCAGACACCTATTGCTGCTGAGATCCAACACTTCATCCATCTGATCACTATGGTGGCCGTCTTCCTTGGTGTCACTTTTTTTGTGCTGTCACTTCTCTTGGGCTATGGCTGGCTGGAGGCTATCATTTTTCTCATTGGCATCATTGTGGCCAATGTGCCTGAGGGGCTGTTGGCCACGGTCACT GTGTGCCTGACCCTCACAGCCAAGCGTATGGCGCAGAAGAACTGCCTGGTGAAGAACCTGGAGGCGGTGGAGACGCTGGGCTCCACATCCACCATCTGCTCAGACAAGACGGGCACCCTCACCCAGAACCGCATGACCGTCACCCACATGTGGTTTGATATGACCAAGTATGAGGCTGACACCACCAAAGAACAGACTG gAAAAACATTTGCCAAGAGCTCTGATACCTGGCTTATCCTGGCCCAAATCGCTGGCCTCTGCAACCGGGCTGACTTTAAGGCCAATCAGGAGATGCTGCCCATTGATAAG AGAGACACAACGGGCGATGCTTCTGAGTCAGCCCTCCTCAAGTTCGTCGAGCAGTCTTACAGCTCTGTGGCggagatgagagagaaaaaccCCAAGGTGGCAGAGATTCCCTTTAATTCCACCAACAAGTACCAG ATGTCCATCCACCTTCGGGAGGACAGCCCCCAGACCCACGTACTGATGATGAAGGGTGCTCCGGAGAGGATCTTGGAGTTTTGTTCTACTTTTCTTCTGAATGGGCAAGAGTACCCAATGAACGATGAAATGAAGGAAGCCTTCCAAAAGACCTATTTAGAACTGGGAGGTCTTGGGGAACGTGTGCTAG GCTTCTGCTTCTTGAATCTGCCTAGCAGCTTCTCCAAGGGATTCCCGTTTAATACAGATGAAATAAATTTCCCCATGGATAACCTTTGTTTTGTGGGCCTCATATCCATGATTGACCCTCCCCGAGCTGCCGTGTCTGATGCTGTGTGCAAGTGCCGTAGTGCAGGAATTAAG GTGATCATGGTAACAGGAGATCATCCCATTACAGCTAAGGCCATTGCCAAGAGTGTGGGCATCATCTCAGAAGGCACTGAGATGGCAGAGGAAGTTGCTGCCCAGCTTAAGATCCCTATTAGCAAGGTTGATGCCAG TGCTGCCAAAGCCATTGTGGTGCATGGTACAGAACTAAAGGACTTACAGTCAAAGCAGCTTGATCTGATCCTCCAGAACCACACTGAGATTGTGTTTGCTCGGACCTCCCCTCAGCAGAAGCTCCTCATTGTCGAGGGATGTCAGAGGCTg GGAGCCATTGTGGCCGTGACGGGTGATGGGGTGAACGACTCCCCTGCACTGAAGAAGGCTGACATTGGCATTGCCATGGGCATCTCTGGCTCTGACGTCTCTAAGCAGGCAGCCGACATGATCCTGCTGGACGACAACTTTGCCTCCATCGTCACGGGGgtggaggagg GCcgcctgatctttgacaacctgAAGAAATCCATCACGTACACCCTGACCAGCAACATCCCTGAGATCACCCCCTTCCTGATGTTCATCATCCTCGGTATACCCCTGCCTCTGGGAACCATAACCATCCTCTGCATTGATCTTGGCACTGACATG gTCCCTGCCATCTCCTTGGCTTATGAGTCAGCTGAAAGCGACATCATGAAGAGGCTTCCACGGAACCCAAAGACGGATAACCTGGTGAACCACCGTCTCATTGGCGTGGCCTATGGACAGATTG GGATGATCCAGGCTCTGGCTGGATTCTTTACCTACTTCGTAATCCTGGCTGAGAATGGTTTTAGGCCTGTTGATCTGCTGGGTATCCGCCTCTACTGGGAAGATAAATACTTGAATGACCTGGAGGACAGCTACGGACAGCAGTGG ACCTATGAGCAACGAAAAGTTGTGGAGTTCACGTGCCAAACGGCCTTTTTTGTCACCATCGTGGTTGTGCAGTGGGCGGATCTCATCATCTCCAAGACTCGCCACAACTCAGCTTTCCAGCAGGGCATGAG AAACAAAGTCCTAATATTTGGGATCCTGGAGGAGACACTCTTGGCTGCATTTCTGTCCTACACTCCAGGCATGGACGTGGCCCTGCGAATGTACCCACTCAA GATAACCTGGTGGCTCTGTGCCATTCCCTACGGTATTCTCATCTTCATCTATGATGAAATCAGAAAACTCCTCATCCGTCAGTACCCGGGTG GCTGGGTGGAGAGGGAGACGTACTACTAA